One Drosophila subobscura isolate 14011-0131.10 chromosome U, UCBerk_Dsub_1.0, whole genome shotgun sequence DNA window includes the following coding sequences:
- the LOC117902191 gene encoding piezo-type mechanosensitive ion channel component isoform X10: MAFSYACMVLQRVVVPAVLVLASLMRPVGISFVYLLMFFMSPFVPLATRRTIKGSVTAFFIILLSLSTLVLLGHIALQILAVSTALPIYNCSFSERLLRHIGFVSFIDLKPLAIIEWLAPEVLVFATSLGSYLTVKRLAAQPINAEQLENGELIEAQSADHAQTAQPTDANGGDVQQATATTPLQQQQQQLRKRVSMISQHIHFEGLIKISPLFCLATLFFAAALRPSVPGGFYFLIFLLAGTYWATCQTLQRGFALLLRCVMVVLVLHSLSIVSYQTPWMQGHLNHTSLTARLIGLEPLIESYCSPDIRVLLYNNTLYLDSYLNPFALFFAYFALALTTKHLIKPRVSLRRDQRGAALNEPTETTPLVRQSTRKGRTAQPLESGSSVALGGTQRGNEIQLDSLEQRSEQENTTTSILDQISYGFVSVGGFIYQNSYIFTNILMMAWSIVYHSWLTFVLLLWANVLWMIPNQRKAMMRSSPFIVLYAEVLLVAQYIYGMDLNNNELPTKVSTAGINLQQIGFERPIENHMRPCVPLIVKTAFVLMFWVTSRQFFKEKRDRRRDSTLADIIAPLQITVGSAGSSYLINDGKKTSKFLKKAGDVIKNLLVRLWIWLLVLVIFLCAITGENMTGFRICYMALFLFFLLVFQSSSKAWVKIMYGFWLFLIFYAMSILILIYTYQFDKFDTYWNDYLNVSKTLQNDIGLKRYQTKDLFLHLVSPTIIVILTVIQVHYFHKRFIASLQQQPAAAGAGGSAQQKPTETTALEAAPSKRRGSAGSLRRSQGPSGEAAPGGATTDFETSVRDLVRISFRKIKNKSEYIFKNFKDVFWRFLELHIMKAVYIAAFVCSVSEVCVLHIAFVGFCVLGATSRKSIQVIISRVISFIVTIIVLSKMIYQIEYLSHTQYNVFCSDNRTANNAEWVGLTKAEKLEGGLMSLLRTYIIYMVIVTMHAVITLRQLQMRVKIGAVNATPTKLLFPNIVRADAEKDLVGLVKYLLNYAFYKFGIEISLIALVSTITYRQDIVAVAYALWLVVLLLLKRSQCAKIWGVFQAFFAISIAMQYIVLVGLPPSSCLVYPWDEGAFGESIQRWTMLPGALHFNHVPKLIFDFIVLIILNRQKSIFCIEQRYASNDDYPGGSNRSVIADIAQLGRTPFDNPTHDFCSYIRNYSDILKNGVLCGFYWFTLAVVFLAGTNIADLLALGYLIGAFIFLWQGSDFYLRPINTIISRWKWLLAFNVTNILIKTSFQMAGCLFMTPLTTHCCWLVHMLGITCTSNALKEQLMQADEADLILAPGECPKITHQVVLLWDTICFAFIIFQLRIFKSHYFCHIITDTKANNILASRGADIIEGLRQNQIAHRHGHEKQVLLKIKRKMERIRATQQKMLRPLDKQTHFDEHGYPLPAPTVRRRKEIKLHPHATRAGDYYMFEEMDDKFELDLIHDEIDFLEEENMTESEMKMQRRKTLYDKSKDAPGAEFPSTSKGISKERDEASTESPAAPTRDVADLPVIPPPATSLGREPTYKETSDSKSKMEVDSGEVTAKDSDEDFDTNPIIRLLEGFLVTLTIRLNRFSRNYRYVNRILAGEKKTLKESSSLNRLGLSSAAMFHILKSNLERKQSINSSPPAKGTMLSRKSDCGLPEIRIKAPSIERGAHYYNHHSAGGGGGSGSLSKHWSYEQVDSAGDFNLEEENFAQRDHHIIVEVLISSWYALLANTDLICYIVVFINQVVNASLISLPLPIMVFLWGTLSLPRPTKTFWVTLIAYTQAIVLIKCIFQFKLIWANYHNLPNQPLTAAKIFGVEMKTHYAVYDLMLLLVLFLHRYLLKSQGLWKSGYKDIDQQFAKPTASIDDRDDSDNLSQPDSRHLNDDAAQKLSLQVSQVSLPGSPEYSKSGINQLERTKYTSSLHKFFFSLVHKSRLATDVYALMFLCDFINFFVLLFGFTAFGTQQTESDEGVQTYLAENKVPIPFLIMLLVQFLLIVIDRALYLRKALVNKIIFHFFSVIGIHIWMFFVVPAVTERTFNSLAPPIIFYVIKCFYMLLSSYQIKSGYPKRILGNFFTKGFSMVNMIAFKVYMQIPFLYELRTILDWVCIDSTMTIFDWLKMEDIFSNIYLIRCTRQSETDFPAMRAQKKASISKLIMGGTIVLLIVICIWGPLCLFALGNAVGTSNVPFQVSLSIRIGPYDPIYTTNNYDSIFEIDPTMYSQMTNAYIKDKQALTFITGYDATDVAAVKLAGNSPSLWNIAPPDRQRLLNDLRNNHTLKARFSYTLTRKAPAKGLKEIVGDEHAISLDETFEGRAALINMLNETHDLEPTTGNDTSTNSTSTNGTYSTEEVVVLPAMIPKFIKVLNSGDAAVVTVLSPKNEEYRPLVIKMHRDKETNGLWWEIRDFCNDTFYNSTLKEFAYSNCTSGIVMYTFNDKKFPSTFSFLTAGGIIGLYTTFVLLASRFMKSFIGGQNRKIMFEDLPYVDRVLQLCLDIYLVREALEFALEEDLFAKLLFLYRSPETLIKWTRPKEEFVDDDADTDSMSVRRSEQLQQHQQHQHQQ; encoded by the exons ATGGCCTTCAGCTATGCGTGCATGGTGCTGCAGCGCGTGGTCGTGCCGGCGGTGCTGGTTCTGG CTTCGCTGATGCGGCCGGTGGGCATATCATTTGTGTACCTTCTCATGTTCTTCATGTCGCCATTTGTGCCCCTGGCCACGAGACGTACCATCAAGGGATCAGTCACCGCCTTCTTCATCATCCTGCTGTCGCTGAGCACTCTAGTCCTGCTGGGGCACATCGCCCTACAGATCCTAGCCGTCAGCACAGCGCTGCCCATCTACAATTGCTCCTTCAGCGAGCGACTGCTCAGGCACATTGGCTTCGTGAGCTTCATCGATCTAAA GCCCCTGGCCATCATTGAGTGGCTGGCGCCGGAGGTCCTCGTGTTTGCCACCTCTCTTGGCTCCTACCTCACCGTGAAGCGACTGGCCGCACAGCCCATCAAtgccgagcagctggagaatgGCGAGCTGATTGAGGCGCAGTCCGCGGACCACGCACAGACGGCTCAGCCCACAGACGCCAATGGCGGAGATGTGCAGCAGGCCACGGCAACGACgccactgcaacagcagcagcagcagctgcggaaGCGAGTCTCCATGATCAGTCAGCATATCCACTTCGAGGGATTGATCAAGATCT CGCCTCTCTTCTGCCTGGCCACGCTGTTCTTTGCGGCGGCGCTGCGTCCCTCGGTGCCGGGTGGATTCTATTTTCTCATCTTCCTGCTGGCCGGCACTTACTGGGCAACCTGCCAGACGCTGCAACG TGGCTTCGCGTTGCTGTTGCGCTGCGTAATGGTCGTCCTTGTGCTCCACTCGCTGTCCATTGTGTCCTACCAGACGCCCTGGATGCAGGGCCACCTCAATCACACCAGCCTGACGGCGCG tcTGATTGGTCTGGAGCCGCTCATTGAATCCTACTGCTCGCCGGATATACGTGTCCTTCTGTACAACAATACGCTGTATTTGGACTCGTATCTGAATCCGTTTGCGCTGTTCTTTGCCTACTTTGCCTTGGCTCTGACCACGAAGCATCTGATCAAGCCCAGG GTGTCTTTGCGCCGTGATCAGCGCGGCGCAGCGTTGAATGAACCGACTGAGACGACGCCT CTGGTGCGTCAGAGCACGCGGAAGGGGCGCACAGCCCAGCCCCTGGAGAGTGGATCCTCGGTGGCACTGGGCGGCACTCAGCGTGGCAACGAAATCCAGCTGGACTCGCTGGAGCAGCGATCGGAGCAGGAGAACACCACCACCTCGATACTGGATCAGATCTCCTATGGCTTTGTCAGTGTGGGGGGATTCATCTATCAGAACAGCTACATATTCACCAATATTCTAATGATG GCCTGGTCCATAGTGTACCACAGTTGGCTGACattcgtcctgctgctgtgggccAATGTGCTGTGGATGATCCCCAATCAGCGCAAGGCAATGATGCGTTCCTCTCCGTTCATCGTGCTCTACGcggaggtgctgctggtggcccaATACATATACGGCATGGACCTGAACAACAATGAGCTACCCACGAAGGTCTCC ACGGCGGGCATCAATCTGCAGCAGATTGGCTTCGAGCGGCCCATCGAGAACCACATGCGTCCCTGTGTGCCGCTGATCGTGAAGACCGCCTTCGTGCTGATGTTCTGGGTGACGTCGCGGCAGTTCTTCAAGGAGAAACGCGACCGGCGAAGGGACAGCACCCTGGCTGACATCATTGCACCGCTGCAGATCACCGTGGGCTCCGCGGGCTCCAGCTACCTCATCAACGATGGCAAGAAGACCTCAAAGTTCCTAAAGAAGGCCGGCGATGTGATCAAGAATCTGTTGGTGCGCCTGTGgatctggctgctggtgctggtgatcTTCCTCTGTGCGATCACCGGAGAGAATATGACAGGCTTCCGCATCTGCTACATGGCCCTGTTCCTGTTCTTCTTGCTGGTCTTTCAGTCCTCGTCCAAGGCGTGGGTGAAGATCATGTACGGCTTCTGGCTGTTCCTCATCTTCTACGCCATGTCCATACTGATCCTGATCTACACATATCAATTCGACAAGTTCGATACGTACTGGAATGACTATCTAAATGTGTCCAAGACGCT ACAAAACGACATTGGCCTGAAGCGCTACCAAACGAAGGATCTGTTCCTCCACCTCGTCTCGCCCACGATCATTGTGATCCTGACTGTGATCCAGGTTCATTATTTCCACAAGCGCTTCATTGCCtcgctgcaacagcagccggcagcGGCTGGAGCTGGCGGCTCTGCACAGCAGAAACCCACCGAGACAACGGCCCTGGAAGCGGCGCCCTCAAAGCGTCGCGGCAGTGCCGGTTCCCTGCGTCGCTCCCAGGGCCCCTCAGGCGAGGCGGCGCCCGGCGGTGCCACCACAGACTTTGAGACCTCAGTGCGGGATCTGGTGCGGATATCCTTCCGCAAGATCAAGAACAAGTCTGAGTACATCTTCAAGAACTTCAAGGACGTCTTCTGGCGCTTCCTGGAGCTGCATATCATGAAGGCCGTCTACATTGCCGCCTTTGTGTGCAGCGTCAGCGAGGTCTGTGTCCTGCACATTGCCTTTGTGGGCTTCTGTGTGCTGGGTGCCACTTCCCGGAAGTCCATCCAAGTGATAATCAGCCGCGTGATATCGTTTATTGTCACCATCATTGTGCTGTCCAAGATGATCTATCAGATTGAGTACCTGAGCCACACCCAGTACAATGTCTTCTGC TCTGACAACCGCACGGCCAACAACGCCGAGTGGGTGGGCCTCACCAAGGCTGAGAAGCTCGAGGGTGGCTTGATGAGTCTGCTGCGCACTTACATCATCTACATGGTCATTGTGACCATGCACGCAGTCATCACATtgcggcagctgcagatgAGAGTGAAGATTGGAGCCGTGAACGCAACGCCCACCAAGCTGCTGTTCCCCAATATCGTTCGCGCCGATGCTGAGAAAGATCTAGTGGGTCTCGTCAAGTACCTGCTGAATTATGCCTTCTACAAGTTTGGCATCGAGATATCGCTGATTGCTCTGGTCTCCACCATCACGTACCGCCAGGACATTGTGGCCGTGGCCTATGCGCTCTGGCtggtcgtgctgctgctgctaaagcGTTCGCAGTGCGCCAAGATCTGGGGAGTGTTCCAGGCCTTCTTTGCAATCTCAATAGCGATGCAATATATCGTTTTAGTGGGACTGCCACCAAGCTCATGTCTGG TTTATCCCTGGGATGAGGGCGCCTTTGGGGAGAGCATTCAACGCTGGACAATGCTGCCAGGAGCGCTGCACTTCAACCATGTGCCCAAGCTGATATTCGACTTTATTGTGCTGATCATTCTCAATCGCCAGAAGAGCATCTTCTGCATCGAGCAGCGCTACGCCAGCAACGACGACTACCCCGGCGGCAGCAACCGCAGCGTCATCGCGGACATTGCCCAACTGGGCAGGACGCCCTTTGACAATCCCACCCACGACTTCTGCTCGTACATACGCAACTACTCGGACATCCTGAAGAACGGGGTGCTGTGCGGCTTCTACTGGTTCACCCTGGCCGTGGTCTTTCTGGCGGGAACCAACATAGCCGATCTGCTGGCTCTGGGCTACCTCATTGGAGCGTTTATCTTCCTCTGGCAGGGCTCGGATTTCTATCTGCGGCCCATCAACACCATCATCAGTCGCTGGAAGTGGCTGCTGGCCTTCAATGTGACCAACATTCTCATCAAGACGAGCTTCCAAATGGCCGGCTGCCTGTTCATGACGCCCCTGACcacccactgctgctggctggtgcaCATGCTGGGCATCACCTGCACGAGCAACGCGCTCAAGGAGCAACTGATGCAGGCCGATGAGGCGGACCTGATATTGGCGCCCGGCGAATGCCCCAAGATCACCCATcaagtggtgctgctgtgggaCACGATCTGCTTTGCCTTCATCATCTTTCAGCTGCGCATTTTCAAGTCTCACTACTTCTGCCACATCATCACGGACACGAAGGCCAACAATATACTGGCCTCCAG AGGAGCTGATATCATTGAGGGACTGCGACAGAATCAGATTGCGCATCGCCACGGCCATGAGAAGCAGGTGCTGCTCAAGATCAAGCGCAAGATGGAGCGTATCCGTGCCACGCAGCAGAAAATGCTGCGACCCCTGGACAAGCAGACGCATTTTGATG aaCACGGTTATCCACTTCCTGCACCAACAGTACGCAGAAGGAAGGAAATCAAATTACATCCACATG CTACCCGTGCTGGCGACTACTACATGTTCGAGGAGATGGATGACAAGTTCGAGCTGGATCTGATACACGACGAGATTGACTtcctggaggaggagaacatGACCGAGAGCGAGATGAAGATGCAGCGTCGCAAGACCCTCTATGAT AAATCCAAGGATGCTCCTGGTGCTGAATTCCCCTCCACCAGCAAAGGCATTTCGAAGGAGCGGGATGAGGCCAGCACGGAAAGTCCGGCGGCTCCCACCCGCGATGTGGCTGATCTGCCTGTGATTCCACCGCCAGCGACCAGCTTGGGACGCGAGCCCACCTACAAGGAGACTTCGGACAGCAAATCCAAGATGGAAGTGGACAGCGGTGAGGTGACGGCCAAGGACTCGGACGAGGACTTTGACACGAATCCCATCATCAGGCTGCTCGAGGGCTTCTTGGTCACCCTGACCATAAGACTGAACCGCTTCTCGCGCAACTATCGCTACGTCAATCGCATTCTGGCTGGCGAGAAGAAGACTCTGAAG GAATCGAGCTCCCTGAATCGTCTGGGCCTGTCGAGTGCAGCCATGTTCCACATCCTCAAGTCCAACCTCGAGAG AAAACAATCGATCAATTCATCGCCGCCAGCCAAGGG caCGATGCTCAGTCGCAAATCGGATTGTGGCCTGCCCGAGATCCGCATTAAAGCGCCTTCCATCGAGCGCGGTGCACACTATTATAATCATCACAGTGCCGGCGGAGGCGGGGGTTCGGGATCGCTGAGCAAGCACTGGTCCTACGAGCAGGTGGACAG CGCTGGGGACTTTAACTTGGAGGAGGAGAACTTTGCCCAGCGGGATCATCACATTATCGTCGAAGTGCTGATCTCCTCGTGGTATGCGCTGCTTGCCAACACGGATCTCATCTGCTACATAGTGGTGTTCATCAATCAG GTCGTCAATGCCAGTTTGATCTCTTTGCCGCTGCCCATTATGGTCTTTCTCTGGGGCACTCTGTCCCTGCCGCGTCCAACGAAAACCTTCTGGGTCACGCTGATTGCCTACACCCAGGCCATTGTGCTGATCAAGTGCATCTTCCAGTTCAAGCTAATCTGGGCCAATTATCACAATCTGCCCAACCAGCCACTGACGGCCGCCAAGATCTTTGGCGTGGAGATGAAGACCCACTATGCAGTGTATGActtgatgctgttgctggtgctctTCCTGCACCGCTACCTGCTCAAGTCGCAAGGACTGTGGAAGTCGGGCTACAAGGACATAGATCAGCAGTTTGCGAAACCCACCGCCAGCAT CGATGACCGAGATGACAGCGACAATCTGTCTCAACCCGACTCCCGCCACCTGAACGATGATGCGGCTCAGAAGTTGAGCCTGCAAGTCAGCCAAGTCTCCTTGCCGGGCTCCCCGGAGTACAGCAAGTCGGGCATCAATCAGCTAGA ACGCACCAAGTACACCTCCTCGTTGCACAAGTTCTTCTTTAGTTTGGTGCATAAATCCCGCCTGGCCACAGACGTGTATGCCCTGATGTTCCTGTGCGATTTCATAAACTTCTTTGTGCTGCTCTTTGGCTTCACAGCATTTGGA ACACAGCAAACGGAAAGCGATGAGGGTGTGCAGACATATCTGGCGGAGAATAAAGTGCCAATACCTTTCCTGATCATGTTGCTGGTCCAGTTCCTGCTCATCGTCATCGATCGGGCGCTGTATCTGCGCAAGGCCCTGGTGaacaaaatcattttccacTTCTTCTCGGTGATTGGCATACACATCTGGATGTTCTTCGTGGTGCCGGCAGTGACGGAGCGTACCTTCAACTCGCTGGCGCCGCCGATCATCTTCTATGTGATCAAGTGCTTCTACATGCTGCTGAGCTCCTATCAAATCAAGTCGGGCTACCCCAAGCGCATTCTCGGGAACTTCTTCACCAAGGGCTTCTCGATGGTCAACATGATCGCCTTCAAGGTGTACATGCAGATACCGTTCCTATATGAGCTGCGCACCATTCTCGACTGGGTGTGCATCGACAGCACCATGACCATCTTCGACTGGCTCAAAATGGAGGACATCTTCTCGAACATTTATCTCATCCGCTGCACCAGGCAGTCGGAGACCGACTTCCCAGCCATGCGCGCCCAGAAAAAGGCGTCCATCTCGAAGCTGATTATGGGCGGCACCATTGTCCTGCTGATTGTCATTTGCATCTGGGGTCCGTTGTGCCTGTTTGCCCTGGGCAATGCCGTCGGTACCTCCAATGTGCCTTTCCAGGTGTCGCTGTCCATTCGCATTGGACCCTACGATCCCATTTATACCACCAACAACTACGACAGCATTTTCGAGATCGATCCCACGATGTACTCGCAAATGACTAATGCTTATATCAAGGATAAACAGGCTCTGACCTTCATCACTGGCTACGACGCAACGGATGTGGCGGCGGTCAAGCTGGCCGGGAACTCGCCATCCCTTTGGAACATAGCACCGCCAGATAGGCAGCGTTTGCTGAATGATTTAAGAAATA ATCATACGTTGAAGGCTCGCTTCTCCTACACCCTGACACGGAAGGCACCGGCCAAGGGTTTAAAAGAAATTGTGGGCGATGAGCATGCCATCTCCCTGGACGAGACTTTCGAAGGACGTGCAGCTCTCATCAATATGCTAAACGAAACCCACGATTTGGAGCCAACAACGGGCAATGACACTAGCACCAATAGCACCAGCACCAATGGCACTTATAGCACCGAAGAAGTTgtggtgctgcctgccatgATACCGAAATTCATCAAAGTGCTCAACTCGGGCGATGCCGCTGTGGTCACAGTGCTGAGTCCCAAGAACGAGGAGTACCGTCCTCTAGTCATCAAAATGCATCGAGACAAGGAGACAAACGGACTGTGGTGGGAGATACGAGACTTCTGCAATGACACCTTCTACAATTCCACTCTGAAGGAGTTCGCCTACAGCAACTGCACCTCTGGCATTGTGATGTATACCTTCAACGACAAGAAGTTCCCATCGACATTCAGTTTCCTCACTGCTGGCGG CATCATTGGCTTGTACACCACATTCGTGTTATTGGCCTCGCGCTTCATGAAGTCGTTCATTGGCGGGCAGAATCGAAAGATTATGTTCGAGGATCTACCCTATGTGGATAGGGTTTTGCAGCTGTGTCTAGACATATACCTG GTACGCGAGGCGTTAGAGTTCGCCTTGGAGGAGGATCTGTTTGCCAAATTACTCTTCCTGTACCGTTCGCCCGAGACGCTCATCAAATGGACACGTCCCAAGGAGGAGTTCGTGGACGATGATGCCGACACCGACTCAATGAGCGTGCGGCGGTCCgaacagctgcaacagcaccaacagcaccagcatcaaCAATAA